DNA from Geobacter sulfurreducens PCA:
GGGGGCTGCCTGTCATGGCTCTGATTGTGCTGGCCGCGGGATTTTCGGATGGGGCATTCTCTCCAGAGAGGGCGGTTCCCGCGGCTATCGCCTGGGGGGCGACGATCGCGACCGGAGCCGTTGGCGCTCCACTTCTGCTGCCATGGCTTCCCGGCCGAAGCTTTGCTGTGAAGGGGGCCTCGCTCGGCCTGCTGCTCGCGGCTCTCCTTGTCTGGTCCGGGCGCGGCATGGTCTCTCTTCACGAGGTCGCAGCGCTCTTTTTCATTACCCCCGCTGTCTGCTCATTCCTCGCCCTGACGTTTACCGGAAGTACGCCCTTTACCTCGCGTTCGGGTGTCAAGAAGGAGATGCGGGTCGCCCTTCCCGTCATGACCGCCGCGCTCGTGGCAGGGCTCACGTCATGGCTGTTCGGCAGTTTCCTGTTATCTTGACCGGGAGGTAGCATGATCGGTTTCCAGTATCTTGCCAATGTCGCCACCCTGGAGTTTATCGGAGAGAAATGCGTTGGTTGCGGCATGTGTGTTGAGGTTTGCCCGCATCAGGTATTTCGTTTGGAAGGCTCAAAGGCGGAGGTTGTCGCACGTGACGACTGCATGGAGTGCGGGGCCTGCGCGGTGAATTGCCCTGCAAGTGCGATCCGTGTGGATGCCGGGGTAGGCTGCGCATCGGGGATGATCAATGAGTGGCTGGCCGGTGTTGTCGGTAGCAGGGGGGGCAGGTGCTGCTGATCCATCTTGGGTGGAATTTCGTGATTGACATGGCAATGTGGGGCTGATAATTAATGATTACAAATCATTGCATCCAGGGAGGGAGCGGCATGAAGAACAGAAGTTCCATGGTCAGAGGGATGTTTTTGGGCGCCGGCGCGGTGGCTATCTCCGCTGTTCTGGCATTCGGATCCGGTGGCGTGGGCGTAACGGCGGACGAGGCTCTGCAACAGCTCATGGACGGCAACAAGCGGTATGTGGCGGGGCAGATGAAAACGTGCAGCGCCAGCGACACCGCCAAGCGCGAATCATTGGCCAAGGGGCAAAAACCTTACGCGATAATTCTTTCGTGCTCAGACTCTCGTGTTCCGCCCGAGATTATTTTTGATAAAACCATGGGTGAAATATTTGTGGTTCGCGTGGCGGGTAACATTCCCGACCCGGTCGTCCTTGGCAGCATCGAGTATGCGGCTGAACATATCGGATCGCCCCTTGTCATGGTCCTCGGACATGAGCGCTGTGGTGCGGTGACTGCCACCGTTGAGGCCAAGGGAAAGGCGGAGGGCAATATCGGATCCATTGTCAAGACCATTGCTCCTGCCGCCGCAAAAGCCCTTAAGGAAGGAAAAGGCAAGTCGAAGGCTGAAGTTGTTGAGGCCGCTACCGATGCTAATCTCGATCTCGTTGCTGCCAGTCTGACCAAAAAATCGCCCGTTATCCGGCACCTCGTCAAGGAAGGTACGTTGAAGATCGTGAAGGCCAAATACGATCTTGATGACGGAACGGTTGTCCTCATGGATGGCAAGAAATAACAGCTCTCCTCAGATGGAGGGAATGTACAAAAAAGCCCGCTTCGGCGGGCTTTTTTGTGTACGGATGCTGCTTAGGGACTCGTTCAGCTCTTCAATGCTTCCTGTACTCGTGCGATCAGTTGATCAGGCTTGACCGGTTTGGCGATGAAATTGATATCTTCGGCCAGGAAACCCTTGCTGCCGATGATGTCCTTGGTGTAGCCGCTGATGAAGAGGGCTTTGATAGCTGGTTGGATTCGTTTCATTTCCTCGAAGGCAACCTGGCCGTTCTTGCCGGGCATCACCACGTCGAGCAGGACGAGATCGATCTTGTTGACGGACTCGGCAAATTTTTTGACCGCGTCGTTTCCATCGGCTGCTTCAATTACCTCGTAACCGTTACGTTCGAGCACGTGACGGGAAAGCTTTCTGACCGCTTTGTCGTCCTCCGCCAGCAGGACGGTTTCCCTGTTCCCCTTTGCCACGATCGGTGGTGCTTCCTCTTCATGTCTCGCCGTCAATGCCACGATCGGAAGATAGATGCGGAAGGTGGTGCCGGCGCCCGGTTCGGAATCAACGGTGACGAACCCTTCATGTTGTCGCACGATGCCATATACCATCGACAGGCCGAGACCAGTGCCTTTTCCAACCTCCTTTGTTGTGAAGAAGGGGTCGAAAATCCGCTCTTTTGTCTCCTGGTCCATGCCAAGGCCCGTGTCGCTGACGGTCAGAACGGCATAACGTCCCGGCCGGCACTGTTCCAGCGAACTGAAGGAATTTTCGTTCAGAACCGTCGCATCGGTCGTCAGCGTGAGAGTCCCTCCTGACGGCATGGCATCGCGGGCATTGGTTACGAGATTCATGAGTATCTGGTCTATTTGTCCTGAATCCACATGGCAGACGAGAGGTTCGTTGAAGAGAGATACCTTGAACTCCACATCCTCGCTCACGAGGCGGGCCAGAAGTTTCTCGATACTCTGGATGATCCCGTTCAAATCAGTGGGGAGGGGCGTGATAACCTGTTTGCGGCCAAAGGCCAGCAGCCGTTTTACCAGCGTCGTGGCGCGATCGGCAGCGTTAAGTATCTGGTCCACATAAATCTGGTAGGGGTTATCTTTGTTCAGACTGCGCTGCAGGAGCGTGCCGAAGCCGACGATAGCCGTAAGGATATTGTTGAAGTCGTGGGCCACCCCTCCTGCAAGGGTACCGATTGCTTCCATCTTCTGGGCGTGACGCAGCTCTTCGGCCAGCAGTTCTTTCTCCGCTTCGCGCTTTTTAAGCGTCTCCGCCATATGGTTGAAGGCATTGGCCAGACGTCCGATTTCGTGATTGCGCTCGACCTTTACCGGGACGAAAGCGCCACCCTGCTCCAATGCCTTAATGCCGACAGTGAGTCGGTCGAGCGGATTGGTGATCCGGCGTACCACAAGATACGTGAGAATGGTGCTCAATACCAGGAATCCGCCGGTAAGGGTGCTGCAGATGAGCAAAAGCGTGTCGAGACGTCGCTTGAGGGGGTGTTTGTCCACAATGATACGGGCATACCCCAGGATCTTTTCCTTGCCCTGCGCCTCGTGTCCTAGGATCAGCGCATCGGTGCTCTGGAACGGAGCGATGGAGACGATCGGCGCCCAGAACTCGAAAAGCTCGGCTTCCTCGAAGGTGTGGGGGACTCTACTTGAGCGTGTATCGCTGAAATGCACACTCCAGTTGGGTATTTTCCTTTCCGGAGTCTTGAGCATCTTTTCATGGGCCTGCTCCCTGATGGGGGTGCCGGCTGCTGAAATGACCGAGACGAAAAGTACCCCATCATGCTGCAGAATGCCCTCCACCGGGTCTTTGAGTAGTTCGCCGTTCTCCGCAAAGACGCCCAGCCGGGCGTTGTGGGCCAGGAGGCGTGCGAGAATCTGACCCTCATGGGTGACGTTTTCCCGAAGTATGCGTCGCTGCTGCTGGTAAAACAGAACGGTGAACGATATGGATATAACGGCGATCGTTGATGCAAAGAGGAGGAAAAACCTGAGACCAAGACTGTCGTGCCGTTGTTTTAGCGTGTCGTGCATGCCCATGGTCTCTCCTATCGAATTACCCTGGCCCTTCCCAGGGCCTCTTCGGATAGTGTCAGACCGAGTTTACGCGCAACTTTCGCATTAACCGTCATGACCATGCTGCGGGGTTCGACTCGCTGGACCTGCTCCACCGGAGCACCCGACAGTATTCGCCTGATCAGGTCCCCGCCTTGCCTCCCCAGGTCGTAGGGGTCGATGTCGAGCGCCATGATGGCGCCCATCTGCACGTACTTGTCTGAAAACGTCAGAATGGGAATTCTGTTGGTGAGTGAGAAAAGGAGGAGAAATTCTATGCTTTCGGGAGTCACCACCGTGGTGTCGGGAAGCATCCAGATAGCGTCCACTTCCCCCTTCAGTCCTTCCGCCACCGGGACCACATCACGGGCAGAGCGGAGTTCACGGGCGACCGGCTCGATCCCCATCGAGCGGGCCGCGGCCTGGGCCTTGCGCGCAAGCACGCCGGACCGGGAGGGATTGTAGGGAATTCCTATTTTCCTCAGTCGCGGCATGAGGCTCTGCAGTGCCGCCAGTTGCCGTTCGGGCGGGACGTTCATGCTGACGCCGGTCAGGTTGTCGCCGGCGGTGAGGGTGTTCTGGGGATCGAGAACCATCAGGTAGACGATGGGGGTGTCCTTGACCCGCTTTACCCTGGTCAGGGCCTCTGCCCCGATCGCCAGAATCACGTCCGGGCGCTCGTCGCGCACCATTCGCGCCACATCGACCCCTTCCATTTCCGAGATAACGACCCTTTTGATGGTCCCGCTCACAACGCTTCTCACCCCCCGGAGAGCCTCTTCATAGGGGGCTACTCTCACGCTCTGAAGCACGAAAACCTTCTGGGCCGCATTACAGGGCTCGGTCAAAAGGATGATTGCGAGAATGAGAAGAATTATTCTGGTCATGTGGTTCTAGTAGACAAAAAGTAATGATTCTGTTAGGTTGAGCGACGCAGAGCAATATGGTGTATACTGTGACTTGCCCAGCACCCAGTGCTTCGATAACGTGTTGGCCATCTGTATGGGGCCTCCGGGGCAAACGTCAAAGACGCAGCAGTTCAAAGGCTGCGTGTGTCATTTGTTTGACAATGTTTTTGCGCAGATTCAATGCGCCAGACTCTCATTTGATACCGATATCTGTGAGGTCTTAAGAGGTATACCCCCTGGCTGAACAGTCCGCATGGAGTTATTTTGCCATTTCAGTGCCATTTTGCGTAAAAAATGCAGTAATCGATCAATTTTGTACCACATGGTGAGGTGATAAGCCAGTAATTTTGAATTGTTATTAATCTTATGATTTCTGCTGATGACAGCGGATACGACGGCAGATGGCCGCCGAGCCTGGATCGGAATTTTTTTTGCATAGCTGAAACCGCAAAGCGCGATACCAGGTAACGCATATCCCGTTCCAGGGCTGGGGGGCGGATGGACATTCGACTTATTGAGAACAGAAGACGAAACCTTACTCCCGTGATCGGATTGCTCGGCCTCTCGGTACTGCTTGCCCCGACAGGCTTTAGAGGGTACGCCTGGGCCCAGGCCGACGAGGAGATGAGAGTCCTCGAGATGTTTTACGAGGACAAGGAACTGGTTGTGACCCCCACCCGGGACCCCAAGCCCGTCTCTCAGGTGGCCGAAAACATTACCGTCATTACCGCCAAAGAAATCAGGAACCTGAATGCCCATACCCTGGCAGACGTTCTGGTCACCATAACCGGTGTCCAGCAAGACTGGCGGGGTGGTCCCGGCAGTCTCGCCTTCCCCGGTATCCAGGGGTCGAACCCCAATCAGGTACTCGTTCTGATCGATGGGGTCTCGCAGACCAGTACCTCTTCAAACTTTGCCGATGTGGGCGCTATCCCGGTGCAGAATATCGAGCGGGTCGAGATCATCAAAGGACCAGCCTCCACCT
Protein-coding regions in this window:
- the hgcB gene encoding mercury methylation ferredoxin HgcB; this encodes MIGFQYLANVATLEFIGEKCVGCGMCVEVCPHQVFRLEGSKAEVVARDDCMECGACAVNCPASAIRVDAGVGCASGMINEWLAGVVGSRGGRCC
- a CDS encoding carbonic anhydrase, giving the protein MKNRSSMVRGMFLGAGAVAISAVLAFGSGGVGVTADEALQQLMDGNKRYVAGQMKTCSASDTAKRESLAKGQKPYAIILSCSDSRVPPEIIFDKTMGEIFVVRVAGNIPDPVVLGSIEYAAEHIGSPLVMVLGHERCGAVTATVEAKGKAEGNIGSIVKTIAPAAAKALKEGKGKSKAEVVEAATDANLDLVAASLTKKSPVIRHLVKEGTLKIVKAKYDLDDGTVVLMDGKK
- a CDS encoding ABC transporter substrate-binding protein; this translates as MTRIILLILAIILLTEPCNAAQKVFVLQSVRVAPYEEALRGVRSVVSGTIKRVVISEMEGVDVARMVRDERPDVILAIGAEALTRVKRVKDTPIVYLMVLDPQNTLTAGDNLTGVSMNVPPERQLAALQSLMPRLRKIGIPYNPSRSGVLARKAQAAARSMGIEPVARELRSARDVVPVAEGLKGEVDAIWMLPDTTVVTPESIEFLLLFSLTNRIPILTFSDKYVQMGAIMALDIDPYDLGRQGGDLIRRILSGAPVEQVQRVEPRSMVMTVNAKVARKLGLTLSEEALGRARVIR
- a CDS encoding ATP-binding protein, whose translation is MHDTLKQRHDSLGLRFFLLFASTIAVISISFTVLFYQQQRRILRENVTHEGQILARLLAHNARLGVFAENGELLKDPVEGILQHDGVLFVSVISAAGTPIREQAHEKMLKTPERKIPNWSVHFSDTRSSRVPHTFEEAELFEFWAPIVSIAPFQSTDALILGHEAQGKEKILGYARIIVDKHPLKRRLDTLLLICSTLTGGFLVLSTILTYLVVRRITNPLDRLTVGIKALEQGGAFVPVKVERNHEIGRLANAFNHMAETLKKREAEKELLAEELRHAQKMEAIGTLAGGVAHDFNNILTAIVGFGTLLQRSLNKDNPYQIYVDQILNAADRATTLVKRLLAFGRKQVITPLPTDLNGIIQSIEKLLARLVSEDVEFKVSLFNEPLVCHVDSGQIDQILMNLVTNARDAMPSGGTLTLTTDATVLNENSFSSLEQCRPGRYAVLTVSDTGLGMDQETKERIFDPFFTTKEVGKGTGLGLSMVYGIVRQHEGFVTVDSEPGAGTTFRIYLPIVALTARHEEEAPPIVAKGNRETVLLAEDDKAVRKLSRHVLERNGYEVIEAADGNDAVKKFAESVNKIDLVLLDVVMPGKNGQVAFEEMKRIQPAIKALFISGYTKDIIGSKGFLAEDINFIAKPVKPDQLIARVQEALKS